The proteins below are encoded in one region of Phaseolus vulgaris cultivar G19833 chromosome 1, P. vulgaris v2.0, whole genome shotgun sequence:
- the LOC137813392 gene encoding uncharacterized protein At2g24330-like gives MGDEKGEAKEASAVKESTEDNAENTKKQKKKGFFSRLWNALFSSNKDDFEKRLQCITKEENTVVARMSNRSRSWRRTSRQLILFSILFEVIAVGYAIMTTRSMDMNWKMRAIRVLPMFLLPALSTATYSAFVSFTRMCDRKDQKILDRLRAERKAKIDELKEKTNYYITQQLIQRYDTDPAAKAAAATVLASKLGSDSGLNVYVENESSGAPTGKTKDVEVVQSTGLRNRKQVNSRSTSPGTNTTNYSDQQLVGSGKINQTQTPEHNELVVVEHLPQSSAMNDGGWIARIAALLVGEDPTQSYALICGNCHMHNGLSRKEDFPFITYYCPHCHALNKPKQSDEHISFPNTTSSPKAHDGEEVQKAGASDSLIVSDNPVKATPEIEEVSDRAASGEES, from the exons ATGGGGGACGAGAAAGGTGAGGCCAAAGAAGCTAGTGCTGTCAAGGAGAGTACCGAGGACAATGCGGAGAACACGAAGAAACAGAAGAAGAAGGGCTTTTTTTCGCGATTGTGGAATGCCTTATTCAGCTCCAACAAAGACGATTTCGAGAAGAGGCTTCAGTGTATCACCAAAGAAGAAAATACTGTTGTTGCCAGAATGAGCAACAGATCTCGCTCTTGGAGGCGAACCTCTCGCCAGCTTATTTTATTCTCCATTCTGTTCGAG GTCATTGCTGTAGGTTATGCTATTATGACAACAAGATCAATGGATATGAATTGGAAAATGCGGGCAATCCGAGTTTTGCCAATGTTTCTTTTACCTGCCTTGTCAACTGCTACATATTCAGCATTCGTCAGTTTCACAAGGATGT GCGATCGCAAGGACCAGAAAATTCTTGATAGGCTTAGAGCTGAAAGGAAAGCAAAAATTGATGAGCTCAAAGAGAAGACAAATTATTACATTACTCAACAACTCATTCAG agataTGACACGGATCCAGCAGCAAAAGCAGCCGCTGCAACTGTTTTAGCATCTAAGTTGGGTTCAGATTCTGGTTTGAATGTGTATGTGGAGAATGAATCTTCTGGTGCTCCAACTGGGAAGACCAAGGATGTTGAAGTTGTACAGTCAACCGGACTTCGAAATCGCAAGCAAGTGAACTCTAGATCCACTAGTCCAGGGACAAATACAACAAATTATTCTGATCAACAATTAGTTGGTTCTGGGAAAATTAATCAAACTCAAACTCCTGAGCATAATGAGCTTGTAGTTGTTGAACATCTTCCTCAAAGTTCAGCAATGAATGATGGAGGGTGGATTGCTCGAATTGCAGCATTGCTTGTGGGGGAGGATCCCACGCAGTCTTATGCACTCATATGTGGTAATTGCCATATGCACAATG GTCTTTCTCGGAAGGAGGATTTCCCATTCATTACCTATTACTGCCCACACTGTCACGCCTTGAACAAACCAAAGCAATCGGATGAACATATATCTTTCCCAAACACCACTAGTTCTCCAAAAGCACATGATGGCGAAGAAGTCCAAAAAGCTGGTGCTTCTGACAGCTTAATCGTAAGTGACAATCCTGTAAAAGCTACCCCTGAGATTGAGGAAGTATCTGACCGGGCTGCTTCAGGGGAAGAAAGCTAG
- the LOC137813393 gene encoding putative RNA methyltransferase At5g10620, with protein sequence MAMALHLCVSFNSTTSSFPQGRKCKYEGQSVRALPIRILSVGKKRSPGLQLMVDEYVDKLRYYCSVEDVQIRSNPRNARDQRAQVDAEDEAVMNLIRSDDWVVMLDERGLDIGSEQMAELVGDAGNTGASRISFCIGGPYGHGRKMKERANLSIKLSSLVLNHQIALLVLMEQLYRSWTILKGQKYHH encoded by the exons ATGGCCATGGCACTGCATCTCTGTGTCAGTTTCAATTCAACCACTTCCAGTTTTCCTCAAG GTAGAAAATGCAAGTACGAAGGCCAATCAGTG AGAGCACTTCCTATACGTATACTATCAGTGGGGAAGAAGCGATCACCTGGACTTCAACTCATGGTTGACGAGTATGTTGATAAGCTCAGGTACTATTGCAGTGTTGAAGATGTTCAAATACGGTCAAATCCTCGAAATGCGCG TGACCAAAGGGCTCAGGTCGATGCTGAAGACGAGGCAGTGATGAACCTTATAAGGTCTGATGATTGG GTTGTGATGTTGGATGAACGTGGGCTAGACATAGGATCTGAGCAAATGGCAGAGTTGGTGGGCGATGCAGGAAATACT GGTGCTTCACGGATATCTTTTTGTATTGGTGGTCCCTATGGCCATGGAAGAAAAATGAAGGAACGGGCTAACTTATCAATCAAGTTATCTTCGCTGGTCTTAAATCACCAAATAGCTTTACTTGTACTCATGGAACAGCTTTACAG GTCTTGGACAATTTTAAAAGGACAAAAGTACCACCATTAG